A region of Chloracidobacterium sp. DNA encodes the following proteins:
- the scpB gene encoding SMC-Scp complex subunit ScpB: MESAAEQKPVRTTAELVALVEALIFVADEPVTSKLLAEVLEEERDRVTAAVEELQREYESRESGLQIRGIAGGWQIATRTEFHEEIRTFLKTRPSAKLSIASLETLAVIAYKQPVTVPEILEIRGVQSASAIKTLLDKRLIVAKGRKEAVGRPMMYGTSKDFLIQFGLKDLSELPSIEDFEDLVQ, from the coding sequence ATGGAATCAGCCGCCGAACAAAAACCCGTACGCACAACCGCCGAGTTGGTCGCACTCGTTGAGGCCCTCATTTTCGTCGCTGACGAGCCGGTGACTTCAAAGCTGCTCGCCGAGGTGCTTGAAGAAGAGCGTGACAGAGTTACTGCTGCCGTCGAAGAACTCCAACGCGAGTATGAATCGCGTGAAAGCGGCCTTCAAATACGCGGGATCGCCGGCGGCTGGCAAATCGCCACGCGAACCGAGTTTCACGAAGAGATACGGACATTTCTAAAGACTCGTCCGTCAGCAAAGCTTTCCATAGCCTCGCTCGAAACCCTCGCCGTCATCGCTTACAAACAGCCGGTAACCGTACCTGAGATCTTGGAAATTCGCGGTGTCCAGTCTGCATCAGCGATCAAAACCCTTCTCGACAAACGCCTCATCGTAGCCAAAGGCCGCAAAGAAGCCGTCGGCCGCCCAATGATGTACGGAACGTCGAAAGACTTCCTCATTCAATTCGGTCTAAAAGATCTTTCAGAACTTCCGTCGATCGAGGACTTCGAGGATTTAGTCCAGTAA
- a CDS encoding DUF2237 domain-containing protein produces the protein MSITNGNGHYPTPKNVLGSDLKSCCTDPMTGFYRDGYCRTGADDTGRHTVCILATDEFLAYSKSVGNDLSTPMPQFDFPGVKGGDKWCLCVTRWQQAFEDGMAPMVDLEATHEAALQIVRLEDLKNFAS, from the coding sequence AAAACGTCCTCGGCAGCGACCTGAAAAGCTGCTGCACCGACCCGATGACAGGCTTTTATCGTGACGGCTATTGCCGCACGGGTGCCGACGATACAGGACGTCATACAGTTTGTATTTTGGCGACGGATGAGTTTTTGGCTTATTCTAAATCGGTCGGCAACGACCTTTCGACACCGATGCCGCAGTTTGATTTTCCGGGCGTGAAAGGCGGCGACAAATGGTGCCTTTGCGTGACGCGCTGGCAGCAGGCTTTTGAGGACGGAATGGCTCCTATGGTCGATCTTGAAGCGACGCACGAAGCCGCGCTGCAGATCGTCAGACTGGAAGACCTCAAGAACTTTGCGTCTTAG
- a CDS encoding segregation/condensation protein A: protein MEQPEHFTFDFHKESATIVRDSEAVNIKIGDFAGPLDLLLYLIKQEQANIFDIPIARITEKYLEYIRLMTRLDITVATDFLVMAATLIEIKSKMLLPRDTTVTEDEEIDDPRQELVDRLLEYEKFKTAAGMLYERATIEQAVFARGPIESDDNTEVDASVFDILTIFQKIVARHVDEIKMEIEREEISLADMLKTLKRRLFEDRELSLLKFFEEMHSKRELVTAFIAVLEIVRTESVKLMQKVTFGDIILRMSEPPAVAGG, encoded by the coding sequence ATGGAACAACCCGAACACTTCACTTTTGATTTTCACAAAGAAAGCGCGACGATTGTGCGCGATTCCGAAGCCGTGAACATCAAGATCGGCGATTTCGCCGGGCCACTCGATCTGCTGTTGTATCTCATCAAACAGGAACAGGCGAACATCTTCGACATCCCGATCGCGAGGATCACCGAAAAATATCTCGAATACATCCGGCTGATGACGCGGCTTGATATAACAGTCGCGACCGATTTTCTCGTGATGGCGGCAACGCTGATCGAGATCAAATCGAAGATGCTCTTGCCGCGCGACACGACTGTCACTGAGGACGAAGAGATCGACGATCCGCGTCAGGAACTCGTCGACCGCCTGCTCGAATACGAAAAATTCAAGACCGCCGCCGGAATGCTCTATGAGCGTGCGACCATCGAACAGGCCGTCTTTGCACGCGGGCCGATCGAATCGGATGATAATACCGAGGTTGATGCTTCGGTGTTTGATATTTTGACCATCTTTCAAAAGATCGTCGCCCGACACGTCGATGAGATCAAAATGGAGATAGAGCGTGAAGAAATCTCGCTCGCAGACATGCTAAAAACGCTAAAGCGTCGTCTTTTTGAAGATAGAGAACTTAGCCTCTTGAAGTTTTTCGAAGAAATGCATTCAAAACGCGAACTCGTGACAGCATTCATCGCCGTTCTCGAAATCGTCCGAACGGAAAGCGTAAAACTGATGCAAAAGGTGACGTTTGGAGATATTATTCTCAGAATGTCAGAACCACCTGCGGTAGCGGGTGGTTGA